The Acropora muricata isolate sample 2 chromosome 4, ASM3666990v1, whole genome shotgun sequence genome contains the following window.
GTCTATGTCTATGAAACACCTTATTTAACATAACAAGCAGAAGGTTTAAAGGCGCAAGCACaagatgaaacaaaaattttgcgaaTCTTCAATCTCTCTGAAAGAAATTTGACAGCAATTGGTCTGATTAAATTTAAATCCACAATTTGCACAACGATATTTTAAAGTAAAGTCAAAAAGTTTCTCTGGGATAAATAGTCAAAAGCGAGAACATTGTCAACCTTTTAAACAGATAATTAGAACAAGATATTGAAGAACTTGATTGGAAATCGAGCAAAACAAGCGAAAGAAGCGTTATATACGCCTTGataaacaaaatgtttttgcttTGGTAAGTCAAGTAAAATTTATGTCTCTTAGGCATTAAATGCTTGAAAGGTTGACAGCACCAGAATCAAGCACACTTGTACTTGAATCCTCAAAACTTATTGTAACAAGGGAAAAACCCTGAGGGGAGATACTCTCATAGCTCATCCTGTTCTAAGGTAAagtagtttctttcaaaacgtCTTGCAGGAGCATGCGCAGATGCAAAGTGGACAACTGATTAAGCTCACAACCATTTATGTTTCATTTATGTAACAGACCAATTTTTACAAGGGCAACAGAAATGCCAGATTTCGTAAAACGACTTTACGTTAACACCATAAAAATCAATCTCGCTGCACCGCGGAATGCTAGAAGCAATTGTCACACTAACGCAACCATAGTTCTCTTTAATTAATGTGGTTTTCTACGTAAACTATATTTTTAAGCAGTTCGACAACCTCGTTCACCTAGATTTCAGTCTCCCACCTCTTGTCGGAACAACGTAAAAGCTGCAACCCACTTTATCTACGACCAACATTTTGGTCTTACTTCGCATAAATGCCTGCAAGGCGAGCAAAGTTGAATAAAGTCATGACTCTAGATGTATTCCACACATCGACACTGCAAATGCTTTTAACAACTTAACTCAAGTAACTCAAGACCAGTTCCACTTCATAGCAACGTTAGACAATGAGACGCGGAAATACTGCATtgtatagtttttttttactcaGAGATTTGCAAGTTGCCGTGTCCTCGAACACCGCTCAGCACGTGAGATCTGAAGGTGGCAGACACTCGGCACAGTCCCTCGCGATAAGGTGTAAGCTTGAAGGGTGTCTCAACGTCAGCTCCCTGTGCAACGGTTATACTATAATGTAAAACacaattaaatcaaatcaaatgaagatatgatcctcgcacttactggacaatttaagcaattgtctcatgaacctgaaaaattcaggtgactcaacgagattcgaacccatgacctctgcgatgccggtgcagtgctctaaccaactgagctatgaagtcacacagtggagagcgggtcaatttgttgggcttatgttttcccgtgaaaggaatgtcatatgaaagaaatgttatatgcagtggggtgtttgaaatcaaatgaagatatgatcctcgcacttgctggacaatttaagcaattgtctcatgaacctgaaaaattcaggtgactcaacgggattcgaacccatgacctgtgcgatgccggtgcagtgctctaaccaactgagctatgaagtcacacagtggagagcaggtcaatttgttgggctcatgttttcccgtgaaaggaatgtcatatgaaagaaatgttatataacATTTCCtgattgacctgctctccactgtgttacatttaaatgtaaatgtaaatgtgacttcatagctcagttggttagagcactgcaccggcatcgcacaggtcatgggttcgaatcccgttgagtcacctgaatttttcaggttcatgagacaattgcttaaattgtccagcaagtgcgaggatcatatcttcatttgatttcaaacaccgcactgcatataacatttctttcacaattaaatcaataaataaataaatcgaTAAATGAAATTATGATCTGAAGTTCACTTCTGCGGTGTTACATCTGTCGAGCCCACTCTAGCAAGATGTTAAACCTCTTTCAGAATCATTCCATTTAGACCATTTGTCCTATAACCACTCTGCAGTGAAACGAGAACAAGTCATACATGAAAGATAGAATGGCGTTGAATGCACCCGAAGATGAATGACGTAGaggatggttgcttggcaacggatGAGGGAACTATCAAATTACTTTCACACAGAGTGAAATCTCTGAAATCCACGCCACAACTAATAGCTGCGAAAACTCAACAATGCGCTATTTTTAACACTTAAATGTCATCTCTACTTTTACTCACGTGTTTGGAATTATCTTGGTCTTTGGATTGGCACCCGTTGTCTCAATATACCATTTTCCTCCAGATATTCTCACTGGCAGTGGATTTGAAAACGATAACTTGAATTCAAGTTCATTGCCTACCTGTGGGCGGCCTCTAACGatctataagaaaaaaaaacagggtgAACTACTAGCATATATTTTGAATGGCGGGTAATTCCTTATTGAAAGTCACTCATCAAATCCAAGAATAAAAAGCCCTAAGGCATGTAAAAAGACAATATAATCATATAACATACGAGCCAAATGGAAGTGGCCAATGTAAGCCCATGAAGGCATCTGGAATTTGTTTCTTACTGGTTGTGAAAGTTGCATAATATTTTGAAGAGTAACTGATTGCCCGAAAATAAAGCATGGGCTTAACATGCTTATCAATCAAAACCGGGGCTATGGCTAAATTGCATCCGATGGTCTGTTCAAAATTGCTTTAACAAATCATCACCGACTAACTAGGTGCAAATTTGAACGAAGAAAGATGGTACCTCTATCTTAATGTCCGGTTTATGAAATTCGACCGTCTCATAAGAAGCAAACCGCTGACCATTTTCCTGGACAGTGGCCATTACATAGATCTTCAATCCTCCATCAGCTTCACATTTACCCAAATAAAGGGATGGTGGGAATTCTAGGAAGTAGAACTTTTCTGCAATGGAACAGTAAAATTAAGTGTTTTCAATAGAGAGGTTATTTGAAAGCGAACATTTTGGTTCCTACCAGCATCTGGAAACAAGTTCCTAATAAGGTAAAACTGTCTAGATCTTGATTCTTTGTCGTTAACATGGCGGCAACACAAACTCAAACTCCTTACGTCAGGGCTTTGTTTATGAGGCGCGCAATTATTGCAACtgataaattgaaaaaacatgTACTCTAGGAACGAGACTAAAATGACAAGTAAGAGCATTGATTTTGGTTACTTTTGGGggacaatgaaaagaaaagtgcaTTGCCTTAAACGAAGGGCTTACATGGGAGAGGGGAAGCTTCCAATCATGAGCTCCTGACACTTTGAAATGCCATCATGACGATATGCAAATAAGGTACCGAAGGATTTCCAAGTTCTTGAACCCGACTTGCCCAGCCCCCTGTAGCTCCTGGGTCAAAACTGTGTTTCACCTACCTTGCCTTGGTTCCAGCCACATTTCAAAGCTCTCCTCTTTCAGATCCTTGCAGCAGATCCCAGTGTAGAAACCCATTACTCCTGTTATCATCCCTTTGACCGTGCGGCTTTGATGCGTCGTGTTTTTCATCTTTAGCCCCACAGTCGCAGTCTCTCCGATTGGCAAGACGTCTGGGACTTCAAAGGAAAACTTGACGTCCTCAGTAGGAAGTGTGTACAGGGATTGGTGCCTCTGATCTTTGCGGCTACTGAATTTATAGGCCATCTGTACTGCGCGACGCTCTTGTGACGAACCTAAAGGCAAGTTAAATCGCAATTGAAGTTAAAATGGTACCTGGGTGTTGAAGAATCTGTCATCAGCGATTCGAAACTGCTACAGAACTCAATATAGAGAGACTATATTAACTAATTGTCAACTTAATTTGAATTAACCTAGTTTTGATTTTTCTACTGAATCAGTTTGTTGTtattataaaaatattttaatatataattgtaaatatatttAGAGCTTTATTTATGTAGAAGGGCCAGATTGGAATAAAGACGATGTTTTTATCTGTCATCCCTAAtaaagttttattattattattgttattattattattattattattattatcgaacCCCGAGTAGATCAAACAGATAATAACTTCAATCTCACGCTGATAGGATCGACTGGTTATTGAATTAATCGGTCACGATCACAAGAGACTACATAAGAGCGACCAAAACCGCGCAGGTTCTTCCGTGTTTGTGCCATTATCGAAACATAGAGGAAAGCACAAAGATGAGAGGGTTCACCATTAGACGCTATCCATCATTCGACTACCTATGGAAAAGTCTTACGCTACTCGTACTGCATGGGTATAACTGCTAGATACGTCACAGTCCAGTGGATAATTCAATTCCTTTTACTTACACTAATTCGGTAGAGAGTGCTATGACTAGCAGACAGAGCTATAACAGAGACCACTTGCTATACCTTCAGGATGTTTGTATTCATGAGTGATATCTTCCCTTATGTCGCTTCCAACAGCCTTGGTGCTGATCATTTTCCCCACGCACTTCGTATCGACACGAAGGACTTTCATAGGACCATCATCCTCCACCTCCCAAAATACACGGTCACCATTCACTTCGCCAAATACGAAGCTGGTATCGTAGGGCAAATACACTTCTCCTTGCTTTATTGCCTTCACCGACGCCGGTCCACAGCGGAAAACACCTAAAAGATTAGGTTGACACAATTAATGCTCAAAATAATGGTTGATCTCTGCACGATCAAATTCCACTGGAACGCACTTTTGACTCGGTGCAGCAAATTTTGGAGAACCAGTTTTCGACCGATAGGACGAGAAAGAAATGAACAAagccaaacaaacaaaaccggTTTTCTTCCGATAGGACACAAATAAACTGAGCCAAAACCAACCAACAAAAATCGGTTTTCGTCCAAATAGACACGAAGAAACAGAACCACAACAATTAAGCAAGCAAAACCGGTTTCCTTCCCATAGGGCACGAATGAAGTGAACCAAACCAACCAAAAACGATTGATtctgataaaaaataaaataagaccAACGATGCTTTGCACAATTCAATGAGTATGTAATCGTTACCATGGCTTGACTCTTGAGGCGTAGCGTCAAAAGCTTGCCATCCATCGTGACCATCTGGTAAGTCTGGGCGTTTGAACCATGACTCGTTCCAAACATGAAAGTTCCTGAAATGTTGCAGGCAATTTTAGCAATAACTCTCCAAGAAAACAAAGTTAACTTATATTTCGGAAAATTAATTGTTCAAGATCTAAGTTCAATCATAAATGAATCCTTTGTACTAATAAATTTATCAACGACTGTTTCCATGCTAACGCTGGTGAGGAATATTCCGTTTGGATACCACGCCCAGTGTTCCCAGATAGATGGAACCCATCCTTATCTTGTTATTCAAATGAACTAACGTTCACCACCTTCTCTTTGTTATTCATTTGGTTGCTTCATGAAGTACTGATCATTGATTACAAATGGCTTTCTTGTCATTCTGACAGTGTTTCCAAGAGCCCGTATTTATGTTTTTATTGACTCACCAAACAGAATCGTCCAAATGTTTGAGCGGTTTCCCTTGTTCGTCAAAATGGAAGTCGATTGTCATGCTGGCATCAGTATCGTGAGCAGAGGCAAAGTTTGTCACTGAGCGCGTAGGGATACCAATCGCCCTCAACACTGAAACATTGAGGGGATTTTAATTTACTCATATAAAACCAAATAACGTTTCACAGTTCTTGCGATCGAGCGATAAATTCAAAGACTTAAAATtgctatcaaacaagttggtaaAGGTCAATTTttcaccgtgaagagataacaaagctgacgtttcgatcgttcgcccttcgtcgtcactttccgattagatcacaaagatgacgtttcgagtgttaacccttcgtcgtcactttccgattagattacgaagatcacgtttcgagccttagcccttcAACAGAGCGActaaaaatatgaacaaaaaaGCTCTGAGCTCCCCTTTATCCATGCGGGAGTGTCTGTAAGGCTCCCTCCGTTCTTGCCACCCTTCACCTCCCCCCCCCGTCAGACACACGCAACACAAAAAGACGAATGAATGACGTTGGACATGATAGAAATGACGATGAAGACAACTACAATGGTGACGATAAAAATGATGAAGTCTAGCGTCCCCAGAACACGTTGTTGGTGGTGAGCATTTCTCACAAGGTAATGGTTTTATAATTACGGTAAAATGGTGAGAAAAGGATTAATTATTCCATGATTTACATACAAGTTGTAACAAGCCCTGAAAAAACCCAACACTGGGCATATTTCacgacatttttgtttttccaaaactCCTCTAAAATGGCCACACTGCCTGTCCATGAAGTTGGCGCATGCGTGCCATCTGGGTAATCGCCGTCCCAGCGACCGTATAGAACGCCACCATCTTGATCATTACAGTTAGCCTgcgataaaatgaaaaaaagaagatgACATACAAAATGATAGAGTGGGCAGCACAACGATTATTACATCACAATGTATAGACATACTTCCAATGGAAATTTGCGAACACACCATTGATGGCAACATGTAAAGGCAAGCACAATAGGTAAACGTGCAAACGTAGGGTAGTTGTCTCTTTAAAACAGCGAAGGGGAGGTCAACCTAGTCATACGACTGGGAGATGAGTCTTCCTTGGCCCTCAAAAGCCAATGTCACGCTGTGAGAAAGAATGGAAAACTTACTCCCGGACGACGACAAGATTCGGGCTAATTTCAGTCTTCACACCATGCCAGTTAGAAAATACCCAGAGTAATATTATAGAAttgttgaatttgatttcattttatttggcACATTGTGAATATCTTACCATTGCAGCGATGCAGCGGGTTACTCGGACAGGATTGGCACGAGCAGGTGTCGCAAGCTGAGCTTTATCGAGAAGCCACAAGCAGGTGTTCAGAGACACATCTTCAAACTAAAATATATTGCCAACAGTTTGGAATGACTATCAAACTAACTCATCAAAATATATTTGTCAataaactaacaaacaaaaacaaaaccagcaATGCTCACAAATCAATGCTTGCAATAGATTTTCGCTAATTACATTACCGTTTAGTTGTATTCTCTTCATTTTGAATTAATTACATACTGTATCATCCTTGAGCAGTGGACAAGAAAATGCAATGCTGGCGTTTCATGTCTGCATTGTACACTCTGATCGAATTGCCTACATATTTGCTTTGTCAGTCTGGTTAGATAGTAagaattaaaaattgaaaattaagaaCGACTTGTCTAGAAAAGAAGACAATTTTGAAGCTATACGTAGCAAAGCATTTTACTAACTGGTGATTAAAACTTGATAACTTTAGGAGGTCTCCTTTACCACTTAATAATAATGGTGAAGGATGTCTGTTGATGTTGCTGTTTCTTTCGCTATTCTCATTTAAATTTTCTTCACTGGGTTCTGCGTACCTGTCCAAAATTCCATTGCATTCCACAATGTTTCTTTACAGTTCCAATCCAGATCAAACCCTGATCATTCAGTACATATTCCTCGCGCGATACTTCTTGATAAAGATGCACCGAGTCATCTGTtcaaataaatgtaaaagaacaacaacaactttaatttaCTGAGTTGGGCTATAACTATTTTTCAGACGCAAACGTTCATGCATATAGAGTATTTTCACGTGACGTCTcgacggccatattggtgtctctaaacaaaggaacagcggccatgttggtgtcctctgagaattgaactctattcttatgcaaacactttttttttgctttgcttaaaaacatgctcattgatcacgttaGTGGAAACACCGAGTCGGCCATTCCCACGCGAATggtattcactattttccaattgtccataatgcaatctgtttgccccccaaaatttgcataaactattgttgtgaaatactctcgGGAGGTCTGCacattcccaagagcattctgcaacaatagtttatgcaaaatttggggggcaaacagagtgcattatggggaattggaaaatagagaattgcACGCCTTAGATTACAGAACTTCATTTCAAAGAAGACAAAGTTGACCATGGAAGAAGAACACGGAAAAACCATCCCCGAATAGCATCAAATTGCTTTAGCCTCCGCTATTTCATCCGTTAACAAATCTGCGACGGCATTGTATAGCTATAGACGATCAAATTTACAGCAACTTTAAGTGCTCACCTCTACACCAAGgattaaacaaaacaatgatttcCTCTGGGTGCTTGTATCGAAATATTTCTGGTTTCTCTGAATCGTTGGCATTTGTCTTTGTTTCCACAAAAAGATTATACCGTCCAACGATCGCATTTGCTGGTGGGGTTATTTGGACACGTGTAACAGTTTCTCCATCATTCTGCCTTTGCGTAAACCTTGCTAACCAAACGTCGCGTGCAAATTCTCTGTCTCGATTCACGGGGACCCGAATAAGTGTGCCTTTGCTCTCTTTTGGACCGCATCCTAAAGATAATGATAAAACACGAAAGCAGAACTGACTCATAATATTACATTCCTGGCATTTCAAACCTTGAACTGAATCCTAGAGAGAAGTCAATAACAAATCAATGGCGCGCAGTTCAAATATGTTCTTTGCTGAACTTCAAAATGTTATTTCATTCTGACCcttaatcctttttttttctttatgttaGCAGGGTCTGGAAAAGTGACACTCATTCACCGCAGCAGTAATGGACTCTTCGAGACATTTGCTCATAGTTTATTTATTCAGATATTCCGACATACTACAATGCTACCTATCTCATTTGGCTCACCGACAGCAAACTGCAAAACGAGATCGTCTTTCTTGCTGTTGAAAGCTCTGTTGAAGGTCAAAGTTGCATCAAAACTCTGGCCTCTCCTGACGATCAAGCTCGAGTGCTCGTATTTGTCCGTGTGATGATTACGACGATTCTCCGTTTCGTGAAGAGCAATTTCCCTTGGTATAAGGGTTTCAGCTGTATGAAAAAAAGGATAAGTTGagtcaatagctgttattgcagttatcagcggttttcaCACATAAACGACACTAATGGTTAGTTTCCATTGTaatgaccccttagcctcgtctaTATGCCCTTGTTAGCAAAAGGGGCTTCGTCCgaaggctcaactgtaatagtAGCTATTAGGAACATGGCCTTTGGGTCGCTATAGAGTCTAGCGTGTAGGCCTTCCCTGTTGAGAACTGCTACATTGGCGATTTTGTATTTCCACTGTATTTCCTGTAGGATGAGCCAAGGGCACTTCTGTTGGAACCTCTACTTATATTTTGTTCCGTTTGTTAATGGTCCGTATTTCTGTCTCATTCCAACAGGGCTGCTGTTTTTTCATCTGATGACCCGTCCGATGAGATGGCACTCCCATTACATTTGCTTCGATGAACCTTTCCAATTCAAAGAGTACAACGGGACAATTGTCACCAGAACATAGTTTCCAGTGGACCATCTCCCACGAATCGCCCTGGTAAAGAATGCGAACGAGTAATGGGAAGGTCATCGACTCCTGTTACAGGAGCGCTCAAATATTTTTCCGAGGTTTCCGAGTCACCATGAAATCCAACCTTCTAAACAAGCGTTGACATGTTTCCAAGAATAATTGCAAGACCAGAGATATTTGAAATGGGTTTAAacagaaaaatgaaacaaggtCGTTTTTCTTAAATGTGTGTTCAAAATTTTTCGGTAAAAACGGCAACAAAAGCAACCGTGAATGGTATTGACCACCAAATGGTCAGAGGTGAATCCTGGGGGTTGTTAGATCGAGTGATTTGTTGATCACTTTGGCATGCAATAAAGCTGTGGTACGGGATAACAGAGCtagattgaaaaaaaacaattggGCTATGGCTGTAAGCGCAAATACAACCTTTTGACACAGAAGATTGATCAGATGTCTTAAGAGCTCTGTTCCAGTCAGCATTGCCACACTTGTCCACTTTGTCGCCATGAAATCCTCTTCTTTCTCTCGGTTCCCCCACCCTGCGCACGGTAAAAATATAAGGAAGTTTTGAGTATCCCTGCCGAATTCGTTGTCTCCCTCAACCAATTCCATATTTTTGGGCTAAGGACTTTTTCGCCACACCTCTGACTAGCAACTGGAGTGGTTTACAAGAGAGATGCGATACAAAACAACGCGTTGTATGAAACCGAAAAAGACGCCTGGTCATACGACCTTGACCTAGCTGACAGCTCGTACAAAAACCAACCTACTGTAATTGATTGTAAAGGATCGCCCATCACGTTTTCTAGAATAATTGAGTTCCAAGCAGACACTCAAGGGTGGAATATAGAGGAATCAGGAAGAAATCAGAGCACGCAGGCACGAATATACGATCGTGATGAAACTCCGGGATATGCTTTATTCTATAACTGATCATTTGGATCTATCAAACAATAAGTTCACACCCGTGTAGACCAAGCACGTTTGGTGTTTTACGGTGTGCTTAATGGTTTAACCTAACCCAACAGGGTACCGCATCGCCGCCTATGGTTTATCAACTTAATGGGTTTTCTTTTGTAACATTGTATCATGCTCAATAGGGCTCGTTTCAAACGTCGTGCTATTGTCTTCTCGATCTAGATTGCTAGGATTTAATCTCGACTTCAATAACACGACGTTTGAAACCAGGTCGTGTTATTGTCGTGTTTCACGGTAGAGTTGGCCGTGCTGCACGGTAGCATCAC
Protein-coding sequences here:
- the LOC136913088 gene encoding coagulation factor XIII A chain-like isoform X1, yielding MYRSVPYVSRTGEVLTGSREYRDCTRQPDASTPSVNSLYSSSATSPSITTTVSSRVPSSISGRYTSSILPAGAIETTSAESSIPSVAATRGSRPSYLSSHTASYVPKSTRSSPATERSSSYNYTGSTDPETVSALRVTRSSASNLSGRPFELPRPRETSRTTSGSSHSTNYSRPAPSSGGDCSEPVISTSLDARSSTAVSPRVGEPRERRGFHGDKVDKCGNADWNRALKTSDQSSVSKAETLIPREIALHETENRRNHHTDKYEHSSLIVRRGQSFDATLTFNRAFNSKKDDLVLQFAVGCGPKESKGTLIRVPVNRDREFARDVWLARFTQRQNDGETVTRVQITPPANAIVGRYNLFVETKTNANDSEKPEIFRYKHPEEIIVLFNPWCRDDSVHLYQEVSREEYVLNDQGLIWIGTVKKHCGMQWNFGQFEDVSLNTCLWLLDKAQLATPARANPVRVTRCIAAMANCNDQDGGVLYGRWDGDYPDGTHAPTSWTGSVAILEEFWKNKNVVKYAQCWVFSGLVTTLLRAIGIPTRSVTNFASAHDTDASMTIDFHFDEQGKPLKHLDDSVWNFHVWNESWFKRPDLPDGHDGWQAFDATPQESSHGVFRCGPASVKAIKQGEVYLPYDTSFVFGEVNGDRVFWEVEDDGPMKVLRVDTKCVGKMISTKAVGSDIREDITHEYKHPEGSSQERRAVQMAYKFSSRKDQRHQSLYTLPTEDVKFSFEVPDVLPIGETATVGLKMKNTTHQSRTVKGMITGVMGFYTGICCKDLKEESFEMWLEPRQEKFYFLEFPPSLYLGKCEADGGLKIYVMATVQENGQRFASYETVEFHKPDIKIEIVRGRPQVGNELEFKLSFSNPLPVRISGGKWYIETTGANPKTKIIPNTITVAQGADVETPFKLTPYREGLCRVSATFRSHVLSGVRGHGNLQISE
- the LOC136913088 gene encoding coagulation factor XIII A chain-like isoform X2, yielding MSVYRSIANCRGCGPKLYTSTFYHRPSVAATRGSRPSYLSSHTASYVPKSTRSSPATERSSSYNYTGSTDPETVSALRVTRSSASNLSGRPFELPRPRETSRTTSGSSHSTNYSRPAPSSGGDCSEPVISTSLDARSSTAVSPRVGEPRERRGFHGDKVDKCGNADWNRALKTSDQSSVSKAETLIPREIALHETENRRNHHTDKYEHSSLIVRRGQSFDATLTFNRAFNSKKDDLVLQFAVGCGPKESKGTLIRVPVNRDREFARDVWLARFTQRQNDGETVTRVQITPPANAIVGRYNLFVETKTNANDSEKPEIFRYKHPEEIIVLFNPWCRDDSVHLYQEVSREEYVLNDQGLIWIGTVKKHCGMQWNFGQFEDVSLNTCLWLLDKAQLATPARANPVRVTRCIAAMANCNDQDGGVLYGRWDGDYPDGTHAPTSWTGSVAILEEFWKNKNVVKYAQCWVFSGLVTTLLRAIGIPTRSVTNFASAHDTDASMTIDFHFDEQGKPLKHLDDSVWNFHVWNESWFKRPDLPDGHDGWQAFDATPQESSHGVFRCGPASVKAIKQGEVYLPYDTSFVFGEVNGDRVFWEVEDDGPMKVLRVDTKCVGKMISTKAVGSDIREDITHEYKHPEGSSQERRAVQMAYKFSSRKDQRHQSLYTLPTEDVKFSFEVPDVLPIGETATVGLKMKNTTHQSRTVKGMITGVMGFYTGICCKDLKEESFEMWLEPRQEKFYFLEFPPSLYLGKCEADGGLKIYVMATVQENGQRFASYETVEFHKPDIKIEIVRGRPQVGNELEFKLSFSNPLPVRISGGKWYIETTGANPKTKIIPNTITVAQGADVETPFKLTPYREGLCRVSATFRSHVLSGVRGHGNLQISE